The following are encoded together in the Vanrija pseudolonga chromosome 7, complete sequence genome:
- the cutA gene encoding Divalent-cation tolerance protein CutA produces MLLTRALRASSRPLLAPPPTLNLTVTLARAMTSSSSAPTTTEFITVLIATPPEASDALARSLVASRTAACVNRVPGVKSTYRWKGEVIVDDEEVLVVKTTRAAFGELKTLVEKEHPYDVPEIIALPIVDGNKAYLDWLRDNVGGAGA; encoded by the coding sequence ATGCTCCTCACAAGAGCCTTAAGAGCCTCCTCTAGACCGCTACTCGCCCCACCCCCAACTCTCAACCTCACCGTAaccctcgcgcgcgccatgacctcctcgtcgtccgccccAACCACCACCGAGTTCATCACGGTGCTCatcgcgacgccgcccgaggcgtcggacgcgctcgcgcgctcgctcgtggcctcgcgcacggccgcgTGCGTGAACCGCGTGCCGGGGGTCAAGTCGACGTACCGCTGGAAGGGCGAGGTgattgtcgacgacgaagaggtgCTCGTGGTCAAGActacgcgcgcggcgtttGGCGAGCTTAAGACgctcgtcgagaaggagcACCCGTACGACGTGCCCGAGATCATTGCACTGCCGATTGTCGACGGGAACAAGGCGTACCTCGACTGGCTGCGCGACAATGTcgggggcgcgggcgcctgA